The following proteins come from a genomic window of Salvia hispanica cultivar TCC Black 2014 chromosome 4, UniMelb_Shisp_WGS_1.0, whole genome shotgun sequence:
- the LOC125220729 gene encoding receptor-like protein EIX2, with protein MNFVNLSRATDWVQVINTLPSLQQLHFQNCSLGYISSLSYINITSLTLLDLSSNNFHSIEVPKWIFGYHNLHFLDLRNNSFIGPIPANSNATKYIDLSFNFLNSTVPSWLYSCIDLESVVLDFNFLTGAVPAGFNNLCRTRRLSLSNNNFQGNISDLFGNMSKCFLEALEVLDLRFNQISGQLIDQLGEFKRLEYLNLNKNLLTGPIPASMGKLSSLKVLGLGYNKLTQNLPHGLGQLCNLKGFYIFDNKLEGVVTETLFANLTKLEIFSASNNQLSLNVSKSWIPPFQLIVLGLGSWSLGSGSKIPSWLEKQKNLSKYLDLAGTGISGSIPSWFWDTQTLNLSHNHLQGELPDLSGVALCIYLSSNKFEGPLPRVGDALKELDLSNNSFSGGLAHFLCDETYPTYSLEILHLGENLLSGELPDCWNKWPSLRYLSLRNNQMHGSIPTSIAFLANLESLNLQNNRFSGEIPFAMHNRIKLVKIGLADNNLEGNIPV; from the coding sequence ATGAACTTTGTGAACCTCAGCAGAGCTACAGATTGGGTGCAGGTGATCAATACACTCCCTTCTTTGCAACAgcttcattttcaaaattgcagTCTTGGTTACATATCTTCTCTGAGTTATATCAACATCACTTCATTAACTCTTCTCGATCTCTCATCCAACAACTTCCATTCCATCGAGGTCCCAAAATGGATATTTGGGTATcacaatcttcattttcttgatcTAAGGAACAACTCTTTCATAGGTCCAATTCCTGCTAACAGTAATGCCACCAAGTATATTGATctctctttcaattttttaaactccACAGTTCCAAGTTGGCTCTATTCTTGTATAGATTTGGAGTCTGTTGTTTTGGATTTCAACTTCCTTACTGGTGCAGTTCCAGCAGGATTTAATAACTTGTGCAGAACAAGAAGGTTGTCCTTATCCAACAATAATTTCCAAGGAAAtatatctgatttatttggaAATATGTCGAAGTGCTTCTTGGAGGCATTGGAAGTCCTAGATTTAAGGTTTAATCAAATCTCTGGTCAGTTGATAGATCAACTAGGAGAGTTTAAGAGACTTGAATATCTTAATCTCAACAAGAATTTATTAACTGGTCCAATTCCAGCCAGCATGGGAAAGTTGTCATCTTTGAAAGTTTTGGGCTTAGGTTATAACAAACTAACACAAAACCTTCCTCATGGTTTGGGCCAACTTTGTAATCTTAAAGGATTTTATATCTTTGATAACAAGCTTGAAGGAGTAGTGACTGAAACTCTCTTTGCAAATCTCACTAAACTCGAGATTTTCTCAGCTTCTAACAATCAGTTGAGTTTGAATGTAAGCAAAAGTTGGATTCCCCCCTTCCAACTTATTGTTCTTGGACTAGGATCATGGAGCTTAGGCTCTGGCTCCAAGATTCCTTCATGGCTTGAGAAGCAGAAGAATCTCTCGAAGTATCTGGATCTGGCTGGTACTGGAATCTCAGGTAGTATTCCAAGCTGGTTTTGGGATACTCAGACCTTGAATCTCTCCCATAACCATCTTCAAGGAGAGCTCCCAGATCTCAGTGGCGTTGCTCTGTGTATATACTTGAGTTCTAACAAATTCGAAGGCCCATTGCCTCGAGTTGGAGATGCTTTAAAGGAGCTTGATCTGTCCAATAATTCATTCTCCGGAGGCCTAGCCCACTTTCTATGTGATGAGACATATCCAACATATTCGTTGGAGATTCTTCATCTGGGAGAGAATCTATTAAGTGGGGAACTGCCAGATTGTTGGAACAAATGGCCTTCTTTGAGATATCTGAGCCTACGCAATAACCAAATGCATGGAAGCATTCCTACTTCTATTGCATTTCTTGCAAATCTGGAATCTTTGAATCTTCAAAACAATAGGTTCTCTGGGGAGATACCTTTTGCAATGCATAACCGCATTAAGCTGGTGAAGATTGGGCTTGCAGATAACAACCTTGAAGGGAACATACCTGTGTGA
- the LOC125220731 gene encoding receptor-like protein EIX2, which produces MSGQIPSEICQLSYLQILDLANNKLSGVIPRCIHDFTAMVMKRSLSDLYTLYGNEKLWYSYSVFSAGGFRESALVVKKGGKLEFDNILPLVTSIDLSVNSLSGEIPNELTSLSELGSLNLSGNQLTGLIPKNIGEMKQLESLDLSRNSLYGRIPRSLASISGLGYLDLSYNNLTGRIPEGTQLQSFNASSFVGNHLCGLPLTSNCSEGGIKEMNEEAAEVEWFYVLLSLGYAVGFSVACTALVLKKRWRYAYFGLIEWMWIRLTTST; this is translated from the coding sequence ATGAGTGGTCAGATACCTTCAGAGATATGCCAGCTGAGCTATCTGCAGATATTGGATCTCGCCAACAATAAACTTTCAGGCGTAATACCGAGGTGTATTCATGATTTTACTGCAATGGTTATGAAGAGGAGTTTGTCAGATCTATACACACTGTATGGAAATGAGAAATTATGGTACTCTTACTCCGTTTTCAGTGCGGGAGGGTTCAGAGAGAGCGCGCTGGTAGTGAAAAAAGGCGGTAAACTGGAGTTCGACAACATTCTTCCCTTGGTTACCAGCATCGACCTTTCAGTGAACAGTCTGTCCGGAGAAATCCCAAATGAGTTAACAAGTTTGTCGGAGTTGGGATCCTTAAACTTGTCGGGGAATCAGCTGACCGGTTTGATCCCCAAGAATATTGGAGAAATGAAGCAGTTGGAATCTCTCGATCTATCAAGAAACTCCCTTTATGGTCGAATTCCCAGAAGCCTTGCATCCATATCTGGTTTGGGTTATCTCGACTTGTCTTACAACAACTTAACAGGAAGGATTCCAGAGGGCACGCAGCTCCAAAGCTTCAACGCTTCAAGCTTCGTCGGTAACCATCTCTGCGGCCTGCCATTGACAAGCAACTGCAGTGAAGGAGGAATTAAAGAGATGAATGAGGAAGCTGCAGAGGTTGAGTGGTTTTATGTGCTGCTGTCTTTGGGTTATGCTGTGGGATTTTCAGTGGCTTGCACAGCATTAGTGTTGAAGAAGAGGTGGAGATATGCATATTTTGGATTGATAGAGTGGATGTGGATTAGACTCACAACATCTACATAG
- the LOC125220732 gene encoding putative receptor like protein 25 has translation MKQLESLDLSRNSLWGRIPSSLAFISGLGYLDLSYNNLTGRIPEGTQLQSFNASSFAGNHLCGLPLTSNCSEGGIKEMNEKAAEIEWFYVVFSLSYAVGFSVVCTTLVSKKAWRDAYFGFLERMWIRLTTST, from the coding sequence ATGAAGCAGTTGGAATCTCTTGATCTATCAAGAAACTCCCTGTGGGGTCGAATTCCCAGCAGCCTTGCATTCATATCTGGATTGGGTTATCTCGACTTGTCTTACAACAACTTAACAGGAAGGATTCCAGAAGGCACACAGCTCCAAAGCTTCAACGCTTCAAGCTTTGCAGGTAACCATCTTTGTGGCCTGCCATTGACAAGCAACTGCAGTGAAGGAGGAATTAAAGAGATGAATGAGAAAGCTGCAGAGATTGAGTGGTTTTATGTGGTGTTTTCTTTGAGTTATGCAGTGGGATTTTCAGTGGTTTGCACAACATTAGTGTCGAAGAAGGCGTGGAGAGATGCATATTTTGGGTTTCTAGAGAGGATGTGGATAAGACTCACAACATCTACATAG